Proteins found in one Takifugu rubripes chromosome 15, fTakRub1.2, whole genome shotgun sequence genomic segment:
- the ttc3 gene encoding E3 ubiquitin-protein ligase TTC3 isoform X1 yields the protein MKWPEPDRAPEVRNEFLFRTTLPEIHKRNRFSRRPNSKNNILLKTQQRVRSKEVKAANKDSVSATLEAGLDNVMDSDSDSDLGERENWQWLGHQNLTSSRSKHEELNIKYRAAHRMKICYFWLPILLQRDERHEAFRWALHINLIEKKEDLTIKHLQKIETLEAICRALERGILDPEQAKGVLWISNMFSLGFPMLFADAVHWLTIFGEPDMADRIKIFGSEQTCFMVLDFVFMQYGSFIKTMSSNVSAMLDSLKTIPSSYNMEKSEKMKEKGNEYFRKEQYEEAVKFYTQAINNCPDNHLIYGNRALCYIKSKKYLKAVCDGKRAILIEPFWPKGHYRYCEALFSLGEVQMAICANSLAINLCQSSEDGIKDLEKQYLKFHCQSGGFKVEQPMKSQKKRLNREHTPESGSGNDNTSKKVTPATSTDAPAAMKEAPAATAAPQKKVSQNKMGKKTRKNEREVLEGSSSKACEPTANGMTSKTQRVETGSLAGASNATKKMPKAKSSENEKQKKGDDKVKLCVELSRMVQDAHAALTDLRSYDAEQAFHKALVLLGTTTPKDLGLSTHDVLLLLYGHASALTAIGKQEKLAEAQGILKKMESYEERMFQCLVFYGIGRVFVRENRFAVALQPFLDSLHMVQNHIMPGKLTWPFTKEVVMETQPDYLKGLLEDAISSCKFPPNPDAICRSEKCLGKPEIYLTDPDFKGFIRIRCCQKCVVEYHMTCWKSYKTLSSCEKNEKEFLQGPCLTPDCIGQICSVEIFDHIGKVKCKFKETILKAEKQKKPKLTQKCSSLKKLKSKEERLIRRKQHKQARQESQVTNSEVLQQEEDSACQAPEKAWLQYRDRVLLQISQKMELFREEKSLCVATFASALKPWLKLDLSRKNQLALKLLHWEKEQLETLGQFAEVLLERKNRVWARVFIQVLGTCAGINPKLCNWACALNETGLNAAKSFLERFSRELEQLDLTVLLRFEPFEDMIKEKLDAKPELFLSIGLSVAEYLKQAPPHDTRLFIWALEEHRDHYVHFQSILDEYFDVMDGRYSIIQKTNEIKNNSPIKNRVRKKKQKEPKIVFPVQGAMYHGRGGVTSQEDHEFLEDEPLSFLHSSDPFHVPSHLQEQVADFELQYNSTRHRGRNDVLENIRDSTEEALYNYFAQILEASGPLDPENPLLVGELDNFPPDAQNSIRDAGGLQTFLLQSRHFIRVGSCIALAKNAATLQQAEGGAGLDQLDDFEYHDMNAVSPYTHASAFTSYSPGYFSATNGSEWIPNTSHNYMYPPAPPPDVTHSFTQPAVTESGLSSEVANIDTQQLSPSLVSVDEEVDLYSSEDNIVVEENGPSTSSVADEETVLFGPTAVQVPQETRRSVAVNTELHERFEKQLGDINKMQKSIGSMEEQIEKISSGCEKVDVEDLTDLKDEIQKITANIQVTNTELSLFQQKLEEEVKKDQKEKKANQEVLKSLKVKREQLMEEQKSLAHKLRETKANYDTVLSDFLGSSNRIAAEKSSLEGKIQSCKTQLSLATRRSHIAQTLYQENIDQEKSRRRITEQPFFGTNNLPEAPAPSGTRGNPVPSSSHSPPLYVQPSAAEAGATAALVQHKRPDRNVEHAGSTVFDKVMEQLTAMFPHHTRSHLMKFIHEFRSSNGGTLTSVPSQEMVGGVAQLILESQERQNSTTLTSVGSVAQSTTPPPPVWQKPELQEAVPKKALNTEDPCIICHEDMVPHETCVLDCRHSFHSQCIKPWLKGHNTCPTCRVHILLQEDFPALSTKRRKAP from the exons atgaaatggCCGGAACCTGACAGGGCACCGGAAGTGCGTAACGAGTTTCTTTTTCGCACTACATTACCGGAAATACATAAGAGGAATAGATTTTCTAGGCGCCCGAATAGCAAGAATAATATTTTATTGAAAACCCAACAAAGAGTAAGATCCAAAGAAGTCAAAGCTGCCAATAAAGATTCAGTTTCCGCAACGTTAGAGGCTG GTTTAGACAACGTGATGGATTCAGACTCAGATTCTGATCTGGGTGAAAGAGAGAATTGG CAATGGTTGGGCCATCAAAACCTGACCAGTTCCAGATCCAAACATGAAG AACTCAATATCAAATATAGGGCCGCACATCGAATGAAAATTTGTTATTTCTGGCTGCCCATTCTTCTGCAACGGGACGAGAGGCACGAAGCTTTTAGATGGGCTTTACACATCAATCTTATTGAAAAAAA AGAAGATCTAACCATCAAGCATCTTCAAAAGATAGAAACATTGGAAGCAATCTGCAGAGCCTTGGAGAGAGGAATT TTGGACCCGGAGCAGGCGAAGGGCGTGTTATGGATAAGCAACATGTTTTCCTTG GGTTTCCCGATGCTTTTTGCGGATGCGGTGCACTGGTTGACGATTTTTGGAGAGCCGGATATGGCGGATCGGATCAAGATTTTTGGCAGTGAACAAACTTGCTTCATGGTCCTGGACTTTGTCTTCATGCAGT ATGGCTCTTTTATCAAGACCATGTCATCTAATGTGAGTGCGATGTTGGACAGCTTGAAGACTATACCCTCTTCATACAACATGGAg aaaagtgaaaaaatgaaggaaaaaggaaatgagtATTTTCGGAAAGAGCAGTATGAAGAAGCTGTCAAGTTTTATACCCAAGCTATTAACAATTG ccCTGACAACCACTTAATATATGGAAACAGGGCCCTCTGCTATATCAAAAGTAAAAAATATCT AAAAGCTGTTTGTGATGGAAAACGGGCCATTTTGATAGAACCATTTTGGCCAAAG GGTCATTACCGCTACTGCGAGGCTCTGTTCTCTTTGGGAGAGGTCCAGATGGCGATCTGTGCCAACAGTCTTGCTATTAATCTTTGTCAAAGTAGCGAAGACGGaatcaaagacctggagaagcAGTACCTGAAATTCCATTGTCAAAGTGGAGGCTTCAAAG TTGAACAACCAATGAAATCACAGAAGAAAAG GTTAAACAGGGAACACACACCAGAGTCAGGATCAGGAAATGACAACACTTCCAAGAAGGTCACTCCAGCAACGAGCACAGACGCTCCAGCAGCAATGAAAGAGGCtccagcagcaactgcagctcCACAGAAAAAG gtctCGCAGAATAaaatgggaaagaaaacaa GAAAGAATGAGAGGGAAGTTCTTGAGGGGAGCAGTTCTAAAGCCTGTGAACCCACAGCAAA TGGGATGACCTCAAAGACTCAGCGGGTGGAAACAGGGAGTCTCGCAGGAGCCAGCAATGCCACAAAGAAGATGCCAAAGGCTAAAAGCTCTGAAAATGAG aagcagaagaaagggGATGATAAAGTCAAGCTGTGTGTAGAATTGAGCCGTATGGTGCAGGACGCACATGCAGCTCTGACCGACCTCCGCAGCTACGACGCAGAGCAGGCCTTCCACAAAGCATTGGTCTTACTGGGAACCACCACACCCAAG GATCTGGGTCTTTCTACTCATGACGTGCTGCTTTTACTTTACGGACATGCATCAGCGCTCACAGCTATCGGCAAGCAGGAG AAACTTGCAGAAGCACAAGGAATTCTGAAAAAGATGGAATCATATGAGGAAAGAATGTTTCAGTGTCTGGTGTTTTATGGCATCGGGAGGGTGTTTGTACGCGAGAACAG GTTTGCAGTGGCCCTGCAGCCATTTCTAGACTCTCTTCATATGGTCCAGAATCATATAATGCCAGGTAAACTCACCTGGCCTTTCACAAAagaggttgtcatggaaacacagCCAGACTATTTAAAG GGACTTTTGGAGGATGCTATATCTTCGTGCAAGTTTCCTCCTAATCCTGATGCCATTTGTCGGTCTGAGAAGTGCCTCGGGAAACCTGAGATCTACTTAACAGATCCAGATTTTAAG GGCTTTATTCGGATACGCTGCTGTCAGAAGTGTGTGGTAGAATACCATATGACATGTTGGAAGTCTTATAAGACATTGTCCTCCTGTGAAAAGAATGAAAAG GAGTTCCTCCAAGGACCTTGTTTGACTCCAGATTGCATCGGACAAATCTGCAGTGTGGAAATCTTTGACCACATAGGCAAGGTGAAATGTAAG TTTAAAGAAACCATCCTGaaagcagagaagcagaagaagccAAAGTTGACTCAAAAATGTAGCAGTTTGAAGAAGCTGAAGTCTAAGGAAGAGCGtctgatcaggaggaaacagcatAAGCAGGCGCGTCAAGAATCACAGGTCACCAACAGCGaagttctgcagcaggaagaagatTCTGCATGTCAGGCTCCAGAGAAAG CATGGCTACAGTACAGGGATCGAGTCCTTCTGCAGATCAGCCAGAAAATGGAGCTATTTAGAGAGGAGAAGTCCCTCTGTGTGGCAACATTTGCCAGTGCGCTGAAGCCGTGGCTTAAACTGGACTTGAGCAGGAAGAACCAGCTAGCTTTGAAGCTACTGCATTGGGAGAAGGAACAACTGGAGACCCTTGGACAGTTTGCTGAAGTTCTGCTGGAGAGGAAGAACCGAGTTTGGGCTCGTGTCTTCATTCAAGTCCTTGGTACCTGTGCGGGTATAAATCCAAAACTCTGCAACTGGGCTTGCGCGCTCAATGAAACAG GTCTAAATGCTGCAAAAAGTTTCCTTGAGCGTTTCTCCAGAGAACTGGAGCAGCTCGACTTAACTGTTTTGCTGAGGTTTGAGCCATTCGAGGACATGATTAAAGAAAAACTCGATGCTAAACCCGAACTCTTCTTAAGTATCGGCTTGAGTGTAGCTGAATACCTAAAGCAAGCCCCACCGCATGATACAAGGCTTTTTATCTGGGCTCTGGAGGAGCACAGGGACCACTATGTCCATTTCCAGTCTATATTGGACGAATATTTTGATGTGATGG ATGGACGTTATTCGATCATACAAAAAACgaatgaaattaaaaat AATTCCCCTATTAAAAATCGAGTCcggaaaaagaagcagaaagagcCAAAGATCGTTTTTCCCGTTCAAGGTGCTATGTATCATGGGAGAGGAGGGGTAACGTCACAAGAGGACCATGAGTTTTTAGAAGACGAACCTTT GTCTTTTCTTCACTCTAGTGATCCGTTCCATGTACCGAGTCACCTTCAAGAGCAGGTGGCAGATTTTGAGTTGCAGTACAACAGCACCAGGCACCGTGGTCGAAATGATGTTTTGGAGAACATTCGCGATTCAACAGAAGAGGCTTTGTATAA CTATTTTGCTCAAATCCTGGAGGCGTCTGGCCCCCTGGACCCCGAGAATCCTCTGCTGGTGGGAGAACTGGACAATTTTCCTCCAGATGCTCAAAACAGCATCAGAGACGCAGGCGGTCTCCAGACTTTCCTCCTGCAGTCCCGTCATTTTATAAGGGTGGGGAGTTGTATCGCTTTGGCCAAGAATGCTGCTACCCTGCAgcaggctgaaggaggagccGGCCTGGACCAACTGGATGATTTTGAATATCACGATATGAATGCAGTGTCTCCTTATACACATGCTTCTGCTTTCACAAGTTATAGTCCTGGTTACTTCTCGGCCACCAATGGATCCGAATGGATTCCAAACACCAGCCATAATTATATGTACCCTCCTGCTCCGCCCCCTGATGTTACCCATTCATTTACTCAACCTGCAGTCACAGAAAGTGGtctctcatctgaggtggcaaATATTGACACTCAGCAACTATCTCCTTCCTTGGTATCTGTTGATGAGGAAGTGGATCTTTATTCCTCTGAAGACAACATTGTTGTTGAGGAAAATGGTCCGTCTACATCTTCAGTGGCAGATGAGGAAACTGTTTTGTTTGGACCTACAGCAGTACAG GTTCCACAGGAGACGAGGAGGAGTGTTGCAGTGAATACTGAGCTGCACGAGCGTTTTGAGAAGCAGCTG GGTGACATCAATAAAATGCAAAAGAGCATCGGGTCAATGGAGGAGCAGATCGAAAAAATATCAAGTGGCTGTGAAAAAGTCGACGTGGAGGATCTAACTGACCTAAAGGATGAGATTCAGAAGATAACTGCAAATATACAG GTTACCAATACAGAGCTGTCCCTGttccagcagaagctggaggaagaggtgaagaaggacCAGAAGGAGAAAAAAGCCAACCAGGAGGTCCTGAAGTCCCTCAAGGTGAAAAGAGAACAATTGATGGAGGAGCAAAAAAG TCTTGCCCATAAACTTCGAGAGACGAAGGCCAACTATGACACAGTTTTAAGTGATTTCCTTGGTTCGAG CAATCGGATTGCAGCAGAGAAGAGTAGTCTGGAGGGTAAGATCCAGAGCTGCAAGACCCAGTTGTCATTAGCCACCAGAAGGTCTCACATAGCTCAG ACTTTGTACCAGGAGAATATTGATCAAGAGAAGAGCAGGAGAAGAATCACCGAGCAGCCTTTTTTTGGCACCAACAACCTGCCTGAAGCTCCAGCA CCAAGTGGAACCCGTGGAAACCCTGTGCCTTCATCCTCCCACAGCCCTCCTCTATATGTGCAGCCCTCTGCAGCCGAGGCAGGAGCCACTGCAGCGCTGGTGCAGCACAAGCGTCCAGACAGGAATGTGGAGCACGCAGGCAGCACCGTGTTTGACAAAGTCATGGAGCAACTGACTGCCATGTTCCCCCATCACACAAG GTCGCATTTGATGAAATTTATTCATGAGTTCCGTTCTTCCAACGGTGGAACACTGACCAGCGTGCCGTCTCAGGAGATGGTCGGAGGAGTGGCACAGCTGATCCTGGAATCTCAG GAGAGGCAGAACTCCACAACATTGACTAGTGTGGGAAGCGTGGCTCAGAGtactactcctcctcctcctgtctggcAAAAACCTGAGCTCCAGGAAGCCGTACCGAAAAAAGCT CTAAACACTGAAGATCCCTGCATCATCTGTCACGAGGATATGGTTCCGCATGAAACGTGCGTGCTGGACTGCAGACACAGCTTCCATAGCCAG TGTATCAAGCCATGGCTGAAGGGTCACAACACCTGTCCAACCTGCAGAGTTCATATCTTGTTGCAAGAGGATTTTCCTGCACTGTCTACCAAAAGACGCAAGGCTCCATAA
- the ttc3 gene encoding E3 ubiquitin-protein ligase TTC3 isoform X3 — protein sequence MDSDSDSDLGERENWQWLGHQNLTSSRSKHEELNIKYRAAHRMKICYFWLPILLQRDERHEAFRWALHINLIEKKEDLTIKHLQKIETLEAICRALERGILDPEQAKGVLWISNMFSLGFPMLFADAVHWLTIFGEPDMADRIKIFGSEQTCFMVLDFVFMQYGSFIKTMSSNVSAMLDSLKTIPSSYNMEKSEKMKEKGNEYFRKEQYEEAVKFYTQAINNCPDNHLIYGNRALCYIKSKKYLKAVCDGKRAILIEPFWPKGHYRYCEALFSLGEVQMAICANSLAINLCQSSEDGIKDLEKQYLKFHCQSGGFKVEQPMKSQKKRLNREHTPESGSGNDNTSKKVTPATSTDAPAAMKEAPAATAAPQKKVSQNKMGKKTRKNEREVLEGSSSKACEPTANGMTSKTQRVETGSLAGASNATKKMPKAKSSENEKQKKGDDKVKLCVELSRMVQDAHAALTDLRSYDAEQAFHKALVLLGTTTPKDLGLSTHDVLLLLYGHASALTAIGKQEKLAEAQGILKKMESYEERMFQCLVFYGIGRVFVRENRFAVALQPFLDSLHMVQNHIMPGKLTWPFTKEVVMETQPDYLKGLLEDAISSCKFPPNPDAICRSEKCLGKPEIYLTDPDFKGFIRIRCCQKCVVEYHMTCWKSYKTLSSCEKNEKEFLQGPCLTPDCIGQICSVEIFDHIGKVKCKFKETILKAEKQKKPKLTQKCSSLKKLKSKEERLIRRKQHKQARQESQVTNSEVLQQEEDSACQAPEKAWLQYRDRVLLQISQKMELFREEKSLCVATFASALKPWLKLDLSRKNQLALKLLHWEKEQLETLGQFAEVLLERKNRVWARVFIQVLGTCAGINPKLCNWACALNETGLNAAKSFLERFSRELEQLDLTVLLRFEPFEDMIKEKLDAKPELFLSIGLSVAEYLKQAPPHDTRLFIWALEEHRDHYVHFQSILDEYFDVMDGRYSIIQKTNEIKNNSPIKNRVRKKKQKEPKIVFPVQGAMYHGRGGVTSQEDHEFLEDEPLSFLHSSDPFHVPSHLQEQVADFELQYNSTRHRGRNDVLENIRDSTEEALYNYFAQILEASGPLDPENPLLVGELDNFPPDAQNSIRDAGGLQTFLLQSRHFIRVGSCIALAKNAATLQQAEGGAGLDQLDDFEYHDMNAVSPYTHASAFTSYSPGYFSATNGSEWIPNTSHNYMYPPAPPPDVTHSFTQPAVTESGLSSEVANIDTQQLSPSLVSVDEEVDLYSSEDNIVVEENGPSTSSVADEETVLFGPTAVQVPQETRRSVAVNTELHERFEKQLGDINKMQKSIGSMEEQIEKISSGCEKVDVEDLTDLKDEIQKITANIQVTNTELSLFQQKLEEEVKKDQKEKKANQEVLKSLKVKREQLMEEQKSLAHKLRETKANYDTVLSDFLGSSNRIAAEKSSLEGKIQSCKTQLSLATRRSHIAQTLYQENIDQEKSRRRITEQPFFGTNNLPEAPAPSGTRGNPVPSSSHSPPLYVQPSAAEAGATAALVQHKRPDRNVEHAGSTVFDKVMEQLTAMFPHHTRSHLMKFIHEFRSSNGGTLTSVPSQEMVGGVAQLILESQERQNSTTLTSVGSVAQSTTPPPPVWQKPELQEAVPKKALNTEDPCIICHEDMVPHETCVLDCRHSFHSQCIKPWLKGHNTCPTCRVHILLQEDFPALSTKRRKAP from the exons ATGGATTCAGACTCAGATTCTGATCTGGGTGAAAGAGAGAATTGG CAATGGTTGGGCCATCAAAACCTGACCAGTTCCAGATCCAAACATGAAG AACTCAATATCAAATATAGGGCCGCACATCGAATGAAAATTTGTTATTTCTGGCTGCCCATTCTTCTGCAACGGGACGAGAGGCACGAAGCTTTTAGATGGGCTTTACACATCAATCTTATTGAAAAAAA AGAAGATCTAACCATCAAGCATCTTCAAAAGATAGAAACATTGGAAGCAATCTGCAGAGCCTTGGAGAGAGGAATT TTGGACCCGGAGCAGGCGAAGGGCGTGTTATGGATAAGCAACATGTTTTCCTTG GGTTTCCCGATGCTTTTTGCGGATGCGGTGCACTGGTTGACGATTTTTGGAGAGCCGGATATGGCGGATCGGATCAAGATTTTTGGCAGTGAACAAACTTGCTTCATGGTCCTGGACTTTGTCTTCATGCAGT ATGGCTCTTTTATCAAGACCATGTCATCTAATGTGAGTGCGATGTTGGACAGCTTGAAGACTATACCCTCTTCATACAACATGGAg aaaagtgaaaaaatgaaggaaaaaggaaatgagtATTTTCGGAAAGAGCAGTATGAAGAAGCTGTCAAGTTTTATACCCAAGCTATTAACAATTG ccCTGACAACCACTTAATATATGGAAACAGGGCCCTCTGCTATATCAAAAGTAAAAAATATCT AAAAGCTGTTTGTGATGGAAAACGGGCCATTTTGATAGAACCATTTTGGCCAAAG GGTCATTACCGCTACTGCGAGGCTCTGTTCTCTTTGGGAGAGGTCCAGATGGCGATCTGTGCCAACAGTCTTGCTATTAATCTTTGTCAAAGTAGCGAAGACGGaatcaaagacctggagaagcAGTACCTGAAATTCCATTGTCAAAGTGGAGGCTTCAAAG TTGAACAACCAATGAAATCACAGAAGAAAAG GTTAAACAGGGAACACACACCAGAGTCAGGATCAGGAAATGACAACACTTCCAAGAAGGTCACTCCAGCAACGAGCACAGACGCTCCAGCAGCAATGAAAGAGGCtccagcagcaactgcagctcCACAGAAAAAG gtctCGCAGAATAaaatgggaaagaaaacaa GAAAGAATGAGAGGGAAGTTCTTGAGGGGAGCAGTTCTAAAGCCTGTGAACCCACAGCAAA TGGGATGACCTCAAAGACTCAGCGGGTGGAAACAGGGAGTCTCGCAGGAGCCAGCAATGCCACAAAGAAGATGCCAAAGGCTAAAAGCTCTGAAAATGAG aagcagaagaaagggGATGATAAAGTCAAGCTGTGTGTAGAATTGAGCCGTATGGTGCAGGACGCACATGCAGCTCTGACCGACCTCCGCAGCTACGACGCAGAGCAGGCCTTCCACAAAGCATTGGTCTTACTGGGAACCACCACACCCAAG GATCTGGGTCTTTCTACTCATGACGTGCTGCTTTTACTTTACGGACATGCATCAGCGCTCACAGCTATCGGCAAGCAGGAG AAACTTGCAGAAGCACAAGGAATTCTGAAAAAGATGGAATCATATGAGGAAAGAATGTTTCAGTGTCTGGTGTTTTATGGCATCGGGAGGGTGTTTGTACGCGAGAACAG GTTTGCAGTGGCCCTGCAGCCATTTCTAGACTCTCTTCATATGGTCCAGAATCATATAATGCCAGGTAAACTCACCTGGCCTTTCACAAAagaggttgtcatggaaacacagCCAGACTATTTAAAG GGACTTTTGGAGGATGCTATATCTTCGTGCAAGTTTCCTCCTAATCCTGATGCCATTTGTCGGTCTGAGAAGTGCCTCGGGAAACCTGAGATCTACTTAACAGATCCAGATTTTAAG GGCTTTATTCGGATACGCTGCTGTCAGAAGTGTGTGGTAGAATACCATATGACATGTTGGAAGTCTTATAAGACATTGTCCTCCTGTGAAAAGAATGAAAAG GAGTTCCTCCAAGGACCTTGTTTGACTCCAGATTGCATCGGACAAATCTGCAGTGTGGAAATCTTTGACCACATAGGCAAGGTGAAATGTAAG TTTAAAGAAACCATCCTGaaagcagagaagcagaagaagccAAAGTTGACTCAAAAATGTAGCAGTTTGAAGAAGCTGAAGTCTAAGGAAGAGCGtctgatcaggaggaaacagcatAAGCAGGCGCGTCAAGAATCACAGGTCACCAACAGCGaagttctgcagcaggaagaagatTCTGCATGTCAGGCTCCAGAGAAAG CATGGCTACAGTACAGGGATCGAGTCCTTCTGCAGATCAGCCAGAAAATGGAGCTATTTAGAGAGGAGAAGTCCCTCTGTGTGGCAACATTTGCCAGTGCGCTGAAGCCGTGGCTTAAACTGGACTTGAGCAGGAAGAACCAGCTAGCTTTGAAGCTACTGCATTGGGAGAAGGAACAACTGGAGACCCTTGGACAGTTTGCTGAAGTTCTGCTGGAGAGGAAGAACCGAGTTTGGGCTCGTGTCTTCATTCAAGTCCTTGGTACCTGTGCGGGTATAAATCCAAAACTCTGCAACTGGGCTTGCGCGCTCAATGAAACAG GTCTAAATGCTGCAAAAAGTTTCCTTGAGCGTTTCTCCAGAGAACTGGAGCAGCTCGACTTAACTGTTTTGCTGAGGTTTGAGCCATTCGAGGACATGATTAAAGAAAAACTCGATGCTAAACCCGAACTCTTCTTAAGTATCGGCTTGAGTGTAGCTGAATACCTAAAGCAAGCCCCACCGCATGATACAAGGCTTTTTATCTGGGCTCTGGAGGAGCACAGGGACCACTATGTCCATTTCCAGTCTATATTGGACGAATATTTTGATGTGATGG ATGGACGTTATTCGATCATACAAAAAACgaatgaaattaaaaat AATTCCCCTATTAAAAATCGAGTCcggaaaaagaagcagaaagagcCAAAGATCGTTTTTCCCGTTCAAGGTGCTATGTATCATGGGAGAGGAGGGGTAACGTCACAAGAGGACCATGAGTTTTTAGAAGACGAACCTTT GTCTTTTCTTCACTCTAGTGATCCGTTCCATGTACCGAGTCACCTTCAAGAGCAGGTGGCAGATTTTGAGTTGCAGTACAACAGCACCAGGCACCGTGGTCGAAATGATGTTTTGGAGAACATTCGCGATTCAACAGAAGAGGCTTTGTATAA CTATTTTGCTCAAATCCTGGAGGCGTCTGGCCCCCTGGACCCCGAGAATCCTCTGCTGGTGGGAGAACTGGACAATTTTCCTCCAGATGCTCAAAACAGCATCAGAGACGCAGGCGGTCTCCAGACTTTCCTCCTGCAGTCCCGTCATTTTATAAGGGTGGGGAGTTGTATCGCTTTGGCCAAGAATGCTGCTACCCTGCAgcaggctgaaggaggagccGGCCTGGACCAACTGGATGATTTTGAATATCACGATATGAATGCAGTGTCTCCTTATACACATGCTTCTGCTTTCACAAGTTATAGTCCTGGTTACTTCTCGGCCACCAATGGATCCGAATGGATTCCAAACACCAGCCATAATTATATGTACCCTCCTGCTCCGCCCCCTGATGTTACCCATTCATTTACTCAACCTGCAGTCACAGAAAGTGGtctctcatctgaggtggcaaATATTGACACTCAGCAACTATCTCCTTCCTTGGTATCTGTTGATGAGGAAGTGGATCTTTATTCCTCTGAAGACAACATTGTTGTTGAGGAAAATGGTCCGTCTACATCTTCAGTGGCAGATGAGGAAACTGTTTTGTTTGGACCTACAGCAGTACAG GTTCCACAGGAGACGAGGAGGAGTGTTGCAGTGAATACTGAGCTGCACGAGCGTTTTGAGAAGCAGCTG GGTGACATCAATAAAATGCAAAAGAGCATCGGGTCAATGGAGGAGCAGATCGAAAAAATATCAAGTGGCTGTGAAAAAGTCGACGTGGAGGATCTAACTGACCTAAAGGATGAGATTCAGAAGATAACTGCAAATATACAG GTTACCAATACAGAGCTGTCCCTGttccagcagaagctggaggaagaggtgaagaaggacCAGAAGGAGAAAAAAGCCAACCAGGAGGTCCTGAAGTCCCTCAAGGTGAAAAGAGAACAATTGATGGAGGAGCAAAAAAG TCTTGCCCATAAACTTCGAGAGACGAAGGCCAACTATGACACAGTTTTAAGTGATTTCCTTGGTTCGAG CAATCGGATTGCAGCAGAGAAGAGTAGTCTGGAGGGTAAGATCCAGAGCTGCAAGACCCAGTTGTCATTAGCCACCAGAAGGTCTCACATAGCTCAG ACTTTGTACCAGGAGAATATTGATCAAGAGAAGAGCAGGAGAAGAATCACCGAGCAGCCTTTTTTTGGCACCAACAACCTGCCTGAAGCTCCAGCA CCAAGTGGAACCCGTGGAAACCCTGTGCCTTCATCCTCCCACAGCCCTCCTCTATATGTGCAGCCCTCTGCAGCCGAGGCAGGAGCCACTGCAGCGCTGGTGCAGCACAAGCGTCCAGACAGGAATGTGGAGCACGCAGGCAGCACCGTGTTTGACAAAGTCATGGAGCAACTGACTGCCATGTTCCCCCATCACACAAG GTCGCATTTGATGAAATTTATTCATGAGTTCCGTTCTTCCAACGGTGGAACACTGACCAGCGTGCCGTCTCAGGAGATGGTCGGAGGAGTGGCACAGCTGATCCTGGAATCTCAG GAGAGGCAGAACTCCACAACATTGACTAGTGTGGGAAGCGTGGCTCAGAGtactactcctcctcctcctgtctggcAAAAACCTGAGCTCCAGGAAGCCGTACCGAAAAAAGCT CTAAACACTGAAGATCCCTGCATCATCTGTCACGAGGATATGGTTCCGCATGAAACGTGCGTGCTGGACTGCAGACACAGCTTCCATAGCCAG TGTATCAAGCCATGGCTGAAGGGTCACAACACCTGTCCAACCTGCAGAGTTCATATCTTGTTGCAAGAGGATTTTCCTGCACTGTCTACCAAAAGACGCAAGGCTCCATAA